The Sphingomicrobium aestuariivivum DNA window AAGACAAGGGACGAATTTTGATCAGTAATCGTCAGAACCGGCGGCGCGGCCGCGGTGGACAGCGTGGACCGCAGGGCGGCCGCAGCGACAATCGCAACCGCGGCAATGCCTCGCAGCTCCTCGAGAAATACAAGGGTCTCGCGCGCGACGCCCAAATGTCCGGTGACCGCGTCCAGGCCGAATATTACCTGCAGTTCGCCGACCATTACTTCCGTGTCCTCGAGGAAATCCGCCTCGAACAGGAAAAGCGGCAGGAAAAGCAGCAGGGCCAGCAGGGCAAGAAGCCCAGGCGCCAGCACGACGAC harbors:
- a CDS encoding DUF4167 domain-containing protein, with translation MISNRQNRRRGRGGQRGPQGGRSDNRNRGNASQLLEKYKGLARDAQMSGDRVQAEYYLQFADHYFRVLEEIRLEQEKRQEKQQGQQGKKPRRQHDDDDRDHDGYDDDGELAEDKPEKKSRRKPKAEKADGEDKPQRKPRQRRKKDDGDEGAGISSDALPPAIGADDEADAA